A region of the Peredibacter starrii genome:
GGGCAATTCATTGAGATCTTTTTCGAGTTCTGGATTCTCTAATTTAAGGGCCGAAGACATAGAATGGCTCTCCTCATTTTAATTGCGAGAAACTATTCGCTAGAGAGATTATGAGAACGATGTGTCTTTTCACGAACTCAAGATTTCTTAATGAACGTTTTTGCCTAGTATCTCCATGGATTTATTGAGTTTAATCAAATTGCCGTAAAATAAGTGTTAAACACTTATTAATAACGAGAGTTAAACATGCACTATTTTTTGCTACTTAGTTGTTTTCTGTTCTCTACCCATACGTTTGCAAGCAAACGAGTCCTTGTGGTTTCTTGGGATGGTTTTCGTCCTGATTTTCTCACATCGGATACATTCAAAACTCCGAATACCAGAAAATTAATGAATGAAGGCGCCTACTCTTTGGATTTGGAATCTGTTAACCCTACTGTTACTTATCCTAATCACACTACGATGGTTACGGGTGTTCCATCATCTGTTCATGGAATTTTATCAAACACCGTTTTTGATTCAGCGAAAGGTCCGCTTGCGGCCTGGTATTGGGAAAGTAATAAAATCAAAACTCAACCTCTTTGGAAGCAAGCTTATGAAGAAGGCAAAAAAACTTCTATCCTTGGTTGGCCAGTAACCGTTGGAGGAAAAGCGACATGGTTTTTTCCGGAAATCTTTGCAGTTGCAGGAATGACTAAAACAAATGAAGAGCTCATTAGAACAGCAAGCGATCCGGCCGCTCTCAAAGAAGTTGAGACTGCACTTAATGAGAAAATTCCAACAGAGAACGAGCTTCCTCATGATCAGTGGTTGGTCAAAGCGGCAATCTATTTAGAGAATAAGCACCATCCTGACCTGCAACTAGTTCACCTTGCAAATGTGGATCATTGGCAACATGAATCAGGTATCAACTCAAAGGAAACCATCGCTTCAGTTGAAGAAATGGATCGTCAGATTGGAGAAATAAGTGCGGCGGCCAAGAAAGAAAATGTATGTCTTATTGTATTGGGAGATCACGGCCACGCGGATTTTCAATCAGTGTACAACATCAATTTTATTTTTAAGAAACATGGTCTGCTCAATATTAATGAGAAGAAAGAACTTGTTTCCTGGAAAGCAGTTGCTCACTCAAGCGGCGGGATGGCCGCTATTTATCTAAAACCTGAAGCTGATCGAAAAGCAGTTGAGAAGGTCCTCAAAAATGAATTAAAAAACGGCTTTGAAATTCTATCAAAAAATGGGTTTAAAACTCTCAACATCTATCCTGATGCTGACTTTGTTGTGATCGCCAAAATTGGATACGGCATTAGCGGCGGTTTCAATAAGGACAAAGAAATCGACGTACAAACGACAACACATGCTAACCATGGATACTTGAGTTCATTGAAAGAAATGAAGACTGTATTTTTGGCAAGCGGCTGTGGAATCAAACCAAAGAACATTGGAAAGATGAGTATGCTTCAAGTTGCTCCGACGATTGCTAAATTGTTGGGAATGAAGCTCAAGGCAGCGAAGAGTAAACCCGTGCTGTAAACAGCTTCCAAAGATACCATTAAAACAAAAAGCCTCACCGAAGTGAGGCTTTTTTTATCAATGTAAAATTATTAATACAAATTCATGGCCAAATAGATATAAGAAATTGCAATTCCTATGCACAGCGGACTGTAAAATAACCTGTTATAGTGAACAAAAATTTCAGTCCATTTATTTTCAAAGTATGGAAGATATCCCCCTAGTCCTCTGATAAGAAAAATGATTGCAACCAGATAATTTAGAAATGGTAGATAGCTCCGTCCAGGGAAGGATGCATCTCGAATGCTAATGAAAGGAATTATTCCAGCTATGGTTAATCCTGAGGCCACTGTGTAACAAGCGCGGATTGAGGGAAACTTCTTTCCTTTGCCAAAGACTTTGTCGATAAGATCTTGCCTATCTACTCCTGGCCAATTTCCACCATGACCCCAATAAATGTGGATGGCAGCTAAAATTAGTAGAATGACCATAATGAAAAGAGCAAAAGTATTTATCATTCCCCTAGTATAGTTAGATGAATGTACGATTGAATTTAAATTATTGAACTTTGTAAAAACGGTCAAAAAAAAGGATCCAAGTGGATCCTTTTTTAAATGGCGCACCAATCGGCGGGCCAATACGAACTTTCACATACAACATACTGATTACAAGTAAATAACATCAAGTCTGAGGAATCGCTCTTAATACAACCCAAGCCA
Encoded here:
- a CDS encoding alkaline phosphatase family protein — translated: MHYFLLLSCFLFSTHTFASKRVLVVSWDGFRPDFLTSDTFKTPNTRKLMNEGAYSLDLESVNPTVTYPNHTTMVTGVPSSVHGILSNTVFDSAKGPLAAWYWESNKIKTQPLWKQAYEEGKKTSILGWPVTVGGKATWFFPEIFAVAGMTKTNEELIRTASDPAALKEVETALNEKIPTENELPHDQWLVKAAIYLENKHHPDLQLVHLANVDHWQHESGINSKETIASVEEMDRQIGEISAAAKKENVCLIVLGDHGHADFQSVYNINFIFKKHGLLNINEKKELVSWKAVAHSSGGMAAIYLKPEADRKAVEKVLKNELKNGFEILSKNGFKTLNIYPDADFVVIAKIGYGISGGFNKDKEIDVQTTTHANHGYLSSLKEMKTVFLASGCGIKPKNIGKMSMLQVAPTIAKLLGMKLKAAKSKPVL
- a CDS encoding DUF3995 domain-containing protein, which produces MINTFALFIMVILLILAAIHIYWGHGGNWPGVDRQDLIDKVFGKGKKFPSIRACYTVASGLTIAGIIPFISIRDASFPGRSYLPFLNYLVAIIFLIRGLGGYLPYFENKWTEIFVHYNRLFYSPLCIGIAISYIYLAMNLY